In Desulfobacterales bacterium, the sequence TGATGACTTGGCAAGAAATGCCGGCCGGGAAACATCTCATGTTGTCGTATCATACCGGTGAAGAGTTCCTTATCGCGCTGATCTGCTTTATTATCGCCTGCCGGGCCTTTTCCACTTCAAAAACCAGCGCCCCGCAGATCAGCCCGGAAAAAAGCAGCCGGATCTTCCTGGTCGGGGCCGGATTCACAATCCTGGGGTGCAGCAGCGCCATCCATGCCCTGATCCATGCCGTTCACCTGGACCAGAACCTGCTCTACCAGACCCTGGTGGGATATTGCTTCGGACTGTTTATCATTATCCTCGCCATCTCGGTTGAGAATCCCGGCAAGAAAAAAATATTGCCGCTGCTCTACATTCCCCTGCTCGCCCTGCTCCATCCCGGAATATATGAAAGGTTCCCGGTGTTCGGCGAATTCCGGCCCCTGGTCTGGATCATGGTGGCCTATCTCTCCGGGGTTGCCTGCATGCTCTACATCGGCACCTTCTACCGGATGAGGAGCCGACGCTTCCTTGTCTCGGCGGCCGGCCACCTGATCATCTGCATGGGCGCCATCTTCCTGTTTTTTCCCGCGCCCATCGGTTCCAGCATCTGGCTGCACGGCCACATAATGCGGCCGGTGGGCTTTCTCGTCCTGCTGTTCAGCATGAGCCGGCGGGAACTCCTTAAAATGGAGGGTTCCCTGCTCTACCGGGCCCTGGCGTCCTTTTCCTTTCTGGCCGCCATCCCCCTGCTCAGCTTCGGGACCTTTGTTTTCTATGACAACATCTCGCCGATTACCATCATCGGCCGCCGGCTGATGATCTTTCTCCTGCTCCTGATCACCCTGATCTCGGCCCTCTTTTTCGGGCTGGGGATGATCATCAGGCTGATCCGGCCGATCCTGCAGCTGAAAAAATCGGTGAACGACCTGGCCGGGGCCGGCCTGAGCACCCGGATCCCGGTCCACAGCAGCGATGAAATCGGCGAGCTTTCCGGGGCCTTCAACGACATGCTGACCAGGCTCGGCAACGCCATAAACGAACAGGAGAGGATGTGCCGGCTGGCCGCCACCGGGGAACTGGCCGCCACCCTGGCCCATGAAATAAAGAACCCGCTCAACGCCATCGGCGGGGCGGCGACCTATATTGAAAAAAACGTCAAGGGCAGCCACACCAGGGAGTTTGTTGCCGTTATTGCCAGCGAGGTCTCCCGGATCAACAAGTTGACCACCACCCTGCTCAGTTTTGCCCGGCCGGTCACCCCGGACCTGAAGCCCACCGATCTCAACCGGATTGTCGAGGAGTCCCTGGCCCTGCTCAAGGAGGAATCATCGGACCGGCGGGTTTCACTCCAGGCCGACCTTGCGGCGGATGCGCCCCTGGTTGACTGCGACCGCAACCAGATCAAGCAGGTGCTGTTGAACCTTATTCTCAATGGTTTTGATTCAGTGGGCGTCAATGGCCGGGTGCGGGTGAAAACCCGGCGGAGGAACAGCGGGGTTTGTCTTATTGTCGAAGACAACGGCTGCGGCATCCCAGAGGATATCATCGCCGATATCTTCAACCCGTTCTTCACCACCAAGACCCGCGGCACCGGGCTCGGCCTGGCAATTTCCAAAAAAATCGTCCAGGAACACGGCGGCGACCTGACCGTATCGAGTACCCCGGGTGAGGGCAGCATCTTCACCCTTGTCTTTCAAGAAAGGAACCGGATTGATGCCACATGACATTCTTATTGTCGATGACGAGATAAACTCCCTCAAGGTCCTGGCCGCGGCCCTGAAGAGCAGCGAGGTCCGGGCCGACACCGCCCGGTCCGGCGAGGAGGCCCTGGACCTGCTCAAGCAAAAAAAATACGACCTGATCATCTCTGACTTCAAGATGGGCGGGATGAGCGGCGAGCGGTTGCTGGAGAAAACCAAGACCATCTTCCCGGAGATGCCGTTTATTCTCCTCACCGCCTACGGGACCATTGAACTGGCGGTAAACGCCATGCGCAAGGGCGCCTACACCTATCTTACCAAGCCGGTCGATCTGAACCTCCTTGAGTCCATGGTCAATGACATCCTCCAGCACCGGGCCCCCTTTACGGATGACACGGTGCCGGGCGCATATCAATTCCTGAACATCATCGGCAAGGCTCCGGCGATGCAGGAGATCTTCTCGTTGATCCGCCGGGTCGGCAAGACCGACGCCAACATCCTTATTCTCGGCGAATCAGGCACGGGCAAGGAACTGGTCGCCCGGGCAATCCATTATTCATCCCTGCGGGCCGACAAGCCGTTCTTTCCCATCGACTGCACCACCATCCCGCCGGAACTGATGGAGAGCGAATTGTTCGGCTATGAAAAAGGCGCTTTCACCGGGGCGAGCGAGCGCAAGCTGGGACTGATCGAACTGGCCCGGGGCGGGACCACCTTTTTTGATGAAATCGGTGATCTCGACTTTGCCCTGCAGAAGAAACTGCTGCGCTTTCTGCAGGAAAAGGAGATCCGGCGGATCGGTGGCAAGGACAGGGTGCGGGCCGATGTAAGGGTACTCTCCGCCACCAACAGCAATATTGATGAAGCAGTTGCCAATGATGATTTCCGGGCGGACCTTTACTACCGGTTGAATGTAATAACCATCCATGTCCCTCCCCTGCGGGACCGGGCCGAGGATATCCCCCTGCTGGCCCAACATTACCTGGACCATTTCCGCAGGAAAAACAAAAAGGCCATCCGGGAGATCGACCCGGAGGTAATAAAAATATTCCGGAATTATGACTGGCCGGGCAATGTACGCGAGCTTGAAAACGTCATGGAGCGGGCGGTGATCCTCTGCCCCTACGACACGATCAATCCCGAATGTCTGCCCGGCAAGATGAAATTACAACAAAACTGGGAGGTTCCGGAAATCAGGGAATACAATCTGCCGGAAATAGAAGAACGGACCATTGTCAAGGCCCTTGAAAAAACAGCCTGGAACCAGTCCAGGGCCGCGCAACTGCTGGGAATCAGCCGCAAACGGTTGCGCACCAAGATGAAGAACCTCGGCCTGCTCTGACCGCAACCATGGCGGACAGTGTAACCGTTCACCAGGGGCTACAGATTTACGGAAACCACCGGCCGGTTTCGATAGGCCCGCGACGAAGAAGCAAAAAACCATCCCTCGAACCAGGGGCAGACCCCTTGTTACGGAAAACCCTCGACAGTCACACCTGTAATCTGTTAAAAAATAAAGAACAACCCCTGGGCGCCACAGCCGCGAAACTCCTCAACACCAGCGCGCAACCCGGACACAGGTTCTACCAGATGGGTTCAAAGATTGACGGAAAAAGGGGCTTCACCCTGCTGGAATTCATTGTGGTCCTGCTGGTCGGCGGAATTATGACCGCCATGGTGTTCCCCTATTTCGGCAAGACCATGTCCGAAAGTTCGACCCCGATCTTCCAGGTCCAGAACACCTTTGGTCTTGCCGGGGTCCTGGAAAACGTCACTGCCGAATACAACAGCTCCGACAAATCATCGACCGCCCTCGCCAGCCTGCAAAACAAGATCAACAACGGTTCGTTCAATCAGGGTGATTTCAGCGTAACGGCGGAGTTCATCACCGTGGACAGCAGCAACGGCAACGAGCCCCTTACCCTGAAGGTGACGGCTGCCGACCAGGTAAGCAACGAGCAGTTGTGGGTGCTTTTCACCGAACAATAAGTCTCCTTCCCCTGCCGGTCGAGTGCAGGCCGGCCAACATCACCAAGGTGTTCCGGAGATGCGACGTGACCGCAAAAACCAGCAGGGCTTCAGCCTGGTCGAGATCATCGTTGTCCTGATCATGACCGGCATCCTGGCGGTTATGGCGGGCCGGATGGTGGCCCCTTCGATAAAAGGGTATCTCCTTGCCCGGGACAATACGGCAACCGCGC encodes:
- a CDS encoding ATP-binding protein — its product is MTWQEMPAGKHLMLSYHTGEEFLIALICFIIACRAFSTSKTSAPQISPEKSSRIFLVGAGFTILGCSSAIHALIHAVHLDQNLLYQTLVGYCFGLFIIILAISVENPGKKKILPLLYIPLLALLHPGIYERFPVFGEFRPLVWIMVAYLSGVACMLYIGTFYRMRSRRFLVSAAGHLIICMGAIFLFFPAPIGSSIWLHGHIMRPVGFLVLLFSMSRRELLKMEGSLLYRALASFSFLAAIPLLSFGTFVFYDNISPITIIGRRLMIFLLLLITLISALFFGLGMIIRLIRPILQLKKSVNDLAGAGLSTRIPVHSSDEIGELSGAFNDMLTRLGNAINEQERMCRLAATGELAATLAHEIKNPLNAIGGAATYIEKNVKGSHTREFVAVIASEVSRINKLTTTLLSFARPVTPDLKPTDLNRIVEESLALLKEESSDRRVSLQADLAADAPLVDCDRNQIKQVLLNLILNGFDSVGVNGRVRVKTRRRNSGVCLIVEDNGCGIPEDIIADIFNPFFTTKTRGTGLGLAISKKIVQEHGGDLTVSSTPGEGSIFTLVFQERNRIDAT
- a CDS encoding type II secretion system GspH family protein; the protein is MGSKIDGKRGFTLLEFIVVLLVGGIMTAMVFPYFGKTMSESSTPIFQVQNTFGLAGVLENVTAEYNSSDKSSTALASLQNKINNGSFNQGDFSVTAEFITVDSSNGNEPLTLKVTAADQVSNEQLWVLFTEQ
- a CDS encoding sigma-54 dependent transcriptional regulator; protein product: MPHDILIVDDEINSLKVLAAALKSSEVRADTARSGEEALDLLKQKKYDLIISDFKMGGMSGERLLEKTKTIFPEMPFILLTAYGTIELAVNAMRKGAYTYLTKPVDLNLLESMVNDILQHRAPFTDDTVPGAYQFLNIIGKAPAMQEIFSLIRRVGKTDANILILGESGTGKELVARAIHYSSLRADKPFFPIDCTTIPPELMESELFGYEKGAFTGASERKLGLIELARGGTTFFDEIGDLDFALQKKLLRFLQEKEIRRIGGKDRVRADVRVLSATNSNIDEAVANDDFRADLYYRLNVITIHVPPLRDRAEDIPLLAQHYLDHFRRKNKKAIREIDPEVIKIFRNYDWPGNVRELENVMERAVILCPYDTINPECLPGKMKLQQNWEVPEIREYNLPEIEERTIVKALEKTAWNQSRAAQLLGISRKRLRTKMKNLGLL